The Alkalihalobacillus sp. LMS6 genomic interval TCTGTGGTGGTCGAACCAATACCGTGTTAGGCCAAACAAAAGTAAGCAAATAAGAGATACAATTTCTAACGTAACAAATATAAAAGTTCCAGATTGAACGATCCAATCCAATCGAATTCCTCCCTGTTTTCATCCGATCCAGCTTTTTTTAGCAAGTTATCCACACAGTGTCTGATGAAATTTCACCAGGATCAGAATATATACTATTTTCAGCCTATTTAGTGTAGCATAAATATAGTTTAGGACGTAAGAAGAATTAAAATTAGATACGAATGTCATCAGAAAAATATGAAACCTGTCTTTTCATTAGAAGAGAAATGACAACAAAAGATTCCCAATCATTTCATTCTATACTAGAATAGAAGAGTATCTTTTATAGATAGGTGGGTAATCATGCGGATGGAACAAGTGTTTAGCAACATTGTAAAAGTCATGCATTACGACTACGCAGGCTGTGAAGATAAAAAAGGTTGGGATCAACCTAAAGCATTTACAAGTAAAGTCCGGGAAGTAGAGAATCGAGAAGACTTTGTTGAAGTTGTACGGGATTATCTGCTCGATTTTGATGATCAGCATTTGTTCTTTTTAGATGAAAAGCAATCAAGAAGGGAAACAAAAAAAGATGTTGGATTTCGTGTGCGCCGGTATGAGGATCGTCTCTACGTAACGAGTGTCTATGAAGCGAATATCTTGAAAATTGGTACATATTTTCGCTCGTTAGATGGAGAACGGATCTTAGATAGTCGAAACAAATACGAGCGTTATTTAAATGAACACCACCCTGAGCGAGAAGATTGGACGTTTATTTTGCAACAGTGTAAGACGGCAGAGGCCGTGACACCTAATGGAGAAGTATTTCAATATAATTTTACGCATTATGAGCAAAACCATCGCCCCCCAACATACGCTGTTCAAGAAGTCATGAATGATATCGTATTGCTGACTTTTACTGATTTTATGAACGCTGAAAGCATCGCGCAACTAGTAGAAAACCAGCGTAAGTTACTTGAACGTTCGAATAATTGGATTATTGATGTGCGCACGAATGGTGGTGGCTCAACATCAAGCTTTGCCTCATTACTACCTTATATGTTGCCTGAAAAAGGCATAGCAGTCGACTCGACTTTTCACGAAATGAGCTTCAATTTTACTGAAGCTTCTGCCAAGAGACAGCTGGCAAGTATAGAACAGATGCTGGTTCAAGAAAAAAATCTAGAAACAATTGATCTGTTAAAACGATACGAAGCGATGTGGCAGGAACATAGAGGGACAGGATTTGCCATGTCTTCCTTGCACGCGAAGCCGGATTTATTCAAAAAAGGAACCGCAACACCAAAACAGATCTTTGTTCTTACTGATGTGTATTGTGGAAGTGCAGGCGATGCTTTTGTAGAGTTGGCAAAATTATCGCCAAAAGTAACGGTAGTGGGACGTCCAACAAAAGGGTTAAATGATTATTCCAATGTTGTTCGTGCCGAGTGGGACGGTTTTGCATTATATTACCCTACCTCACGTTTAATGCGTATCGATAACGGTCAAGGGATGTCTAAAGTAGGAATTTCCCCTAACCATTATATTCCATGGACACCCCAACATTTATATGAAGACGTTGATTTAACCTATGTGTTTAACAAACTAACAGCCAATAAGAAAAACCTTGTTAAACAATAACGTTAACAAGGTTTATAAATAATGAACGGGATCAGAGATAAACGGTTCATGACGAATAAAATGACGATCAAGAAACTGTAAAACACGTTCTTCGTATTCTGATTCAAAGTGGAAATAGCTGCGTATGTGGCCGCCTTTTTCCGGAAGCCAGAGCTCACTTCCGGCTGCACTATTGTGGATGGCTTCTGATTCGGAATATGGAATCGCACCGTCATGCATAGAATGAATTAAAAACAGACCTTTGTCATCGGGGTAGGACTGTGCCGCGTAAAGTGGCGTGACATCTGTTGGATTAAAGCCAGGAACCATGACCCCAATGGCGCGCGTTGTACCTGTTGCAAATGATTTTGGCAGCCCGGTCCAGTATTCAAAACTATCAGCAGCATACTCACTCAAATTGGCAAAAGGCGAATCGGCGATAACTGCTTTGACTTCTTCAGACTCTGCTCCTGCCATAATGGACGTAACCGCGCCCATCGACCAACCCATTAAAGCGATATCCTCAACACCACGCGTCTCGCTTACGTAGTCAATGGCGCTTAAAAGGTCTGTTTTTTCATTTCCGCCAAACGTTGTCGGTGCTTGTTCAGACATACCGGAGTTACGAAAATCAAACATAAACACATGGTAGCCTTCTTCGCTTAAACGACTAGCCAATTGCAAAGGGCTAAAAGGCATTTCAGTCCGATTATACCCATACCCATGAGCAAAAATAACGGCTTTATCGGTATTGAAAATGGAATTATGTTCAGAAGGAATCCACCATCCGCTTAGAGAAATATGATCAAATTTATTTGAAAACTGAACTTCCTCATATTCAAGATCGTAATGACTAGGATTACTCTCAAGGAGCCGAATAGCCGGGTTTGTGGCTTTATAGCCAACAAACATTAGTGCAGCGGTTAAAAGGACAAGTAAAGCCGCAAACGTTGTAACAGCATTCATTAGCCAGCTTTTCATGTTGAGTTGCTTCTTCATCCCTTCCACTCCTTATGTGTCGTTCGAAGATTCATAGATCATGCACATCGACTTCCTAAGCATCATGTTAGCATTATTATACGATCTTCATAAATTCTTTACAATTGGTATACCTCAAGTTTAACGTCAGAAAACCTTGCTCTCTCTATACATATAAAGAAGGTTACATTCTGGTAACAAATTTGAACGAAATGTTTTAAATAAGTCTGAAAAAGAGGAGTCTGAACAGGTTGAAAAAATCTGCAGAACTGATTCAAGAAACGAATACTAATTCGCAGAAACCACAAATCAAACTCGTTTCGTTAAGCATGGCGCATGAAGCAGCACTCCACCAATTCGAATTAGAAAACAGAAGCTATTTTGAATCCATGGTGCCGAGCAGAGGCGATGCATTTTATAACAAGAATGAATTTAGACAACGGTTAACGAATCTAATAAAGGAAGAAGAGGATGGGCAAGGAATCTTTTATCTTCTATTTAATGAAGTGGATGATCTCGTAGGTCGATTCAATTTAGTGATCGATGGGAATCAAGCTGACATCGGTTATCGAATTGGAGAGGCTTTTTCAGGAAGAGGTTATGCAACACAAGCACTTCAATTAGTAATTGAAGAAGTACGCGCGGCTAATCGAATAAACGAACTAACCGCGAAAACAACGTCGGCTCATCGAGCATCGCAGCAAATTTTGCTGAAGAATGGTTTTACAGAAATTAATGGACATTCCGAGTCATTTATGTGGAATGGGCAAGAGCAGTGGTTTATTTATTATCAGAAGAAGCTCAGTTAGCGAATTCAGATGCTCACCCATTCATAAAGTTATGAAGTTTACTCACTTCATAAATGTAGAGAGCCCCATAAAGGAAAAGCTGAACTGTGAAGAGGGCAATTGCGAAAGTGTAATGTTTTTTCACGATCTTTTCTTTTCGTTTATGTAAGATATAAGAGCCGATGGATGTACAACTACCTGCTAATGATAAGGATATAAATAGTAAAAAGCGATCGAGTCTCGTTAGAAAGTTGTTCGTTATGGCAGCCATTAGTTCAGAACTTGTCTTATCCAACTCTCGACCAGAAAAGTCAATCGTAGTCTGTTGATTTAGAATGCGTGTTTCTAACACAATGGCATTTTGATCGGCCTCAACGAGTTGGTAATTATAAGGAAAGAGGCCTAACGTGACAAAAGCAAACGAAAAGCAGAGAAACAACACGATATGGATTGAAAATAATGATATGAAGCGTAAAAATACAGACATACTATTCTCCTTCTAGATAGATAAAGGTGGTCTTGATCGCTCGTTAAAAAGATAGGAGTGTTGTTGAACCCACTCTTTAATCGACAAGACCAATTCGTTTAATGTTGATTGGACAGAGGTAATCGTGTCTAGATAATAAAACGTAGAAGGATCTATTTCATAGCCAGGTAGCGAGTGAATGAAAATTTTTGTGTTCGACGCAAGGGCTAACCCTAGTTCAACATGACTGCCTTTTCCTCCAGGTAATAATAGAATGAATATATCGGCATCTTGTACAGCTTGTTTTTCCCTCTCGCCAATAGCTTTTAAATGCTGTGCAGAGGTTGAGCGCTCATTTTGCGTCCAGTCGTATGTTTGAACGTATCCATCGTTCTGCAAAGACAAAGATAGCGTCCGAACAGAATCGATGTTTGCAAAAGATGAAGCAATGTAAAAATTCAAAACAATCACTCCTTTAACCCGATTATAAATGAAATCACTCGATTTCACTATAAAAAGGGTAGGAGTGATCGTTGTTTCTTAAAAAGAATCTCAGGGAGATGACCAAAAAATCGACCGGGGCAAAAAGTCATTCGGATTTTTGTCAACAAGGACTCAAGAAATCGTTTAATCGGGCCAGTGCTCATGAACGTCTATGAATACTGGCTTGACTCTTCTAGAAAATATAGTGAATAGAACTAGGTGTATATACAGATTATTTTTCTCTCATGTCTTACTCGTTAGCGTGGATGGCGACTCCGACGGGAAAAGTGACAGTCCGAAAATCCAAGAGTGATGTTTTCGAAGGAGTTGAGGCGTTGCCCGCGGCAAAGAAGACACCGTGAGAGCAAGTGACAACGTAGCGCAAACGGATGTCGCGCTTGTGCCTGTGGTGAAAACGTCCATCCGCGCGATAAGTGATGACTATCACTTGAATCGATCGTTTCCATTTTCGGGTAAAAGATAACAGTTTTTAGACAGACCTAATCAAATTATAAAACCAGTGTATCGTGATTTTACACAGAGGTCTGGACTTTATTTTCAGATTTTGAGTTAGGAGCCTATCAAGATTCTAAGCATTTACACGACCACATTGCGTACGGGGAGCCGCTACGGAAATAAGTATAGGGGAGAGGAACGCTTATGGAAGGAAAATTTGTCACGCAAAGCGTGGACGGCCAAACGTTTCAGCTAAAAGAACTGCATGATTTTCAGTGGCTTCAATCCTACGGGACAGTGTTTAACGTTTTTGATCAACAAGATTCAGGAAATCTTAGCTTTGGTGTGAAAAAAGGAACAGAGCGATATTTCATCAAGTATGCGGGTGCTAAAACGATTTACCATAACAACACACCCTCTGAGTCGATACAGAGGTTAAAAGAGGCTGAAAGGGTCTATCGTGATTTGCAGCATCCATCGTTAATTCAATTTATAGAGGCTATTAAGACACCAAATGGCTACGGGCTTGTTTTTGCTTGGACAAACGGAGAGAATTTGTATCCACACTGGGAATTTCCACCGCCGAAAAAATATACGCATCCTGATTCTCCTTTTTATCGGTTCAGGCAGCTTCCGTTTGAGAAAAAATCTACCGCGTTTAAACAAATCCTTTCTTTCCATAAGTATGTGGAAGAGGAAGGCTATGTCTTAATTGATTTTTATGATGGGAGTTTATTGTATAACTTTACGTCTGATAGACTGACGATTTGTGACATCGATATGTATGCGAAAGTCCCGTACACCAATGAAGTGGGGCGGATGTGGGGATCGTCTCGTTTCATGGCTCCTGAGGAATTTGAAAAAGGGGCTACGATTGACAGGCAGACAATGGTCTATACAATGGGGGCGATGGCATTTGCTTTATTTGGTGGGGAGACTGACCGTTCTCTTGATAAGTGGCAAGCGCCAGAACGTTTTTATTCGATTGCGCGAAAAGCTGTTCAAACGGATAAAAGCGCACGTTACGGTTCTGTTGGCCAATTTTTAGAAAAATGGCTTGAAAAAGAATAAGAGTGTCGATTCTCTTATTCTTTTGTTTTTTCCATTGTATCAAGCCGTTCAAGAATGTGATCAAGCTTCTTGTCGATATCCTCGAACTCAGGTCCCATCCCTTGGCGCATTTCTAATTCTTTTAAATGAGCGCGGTTGTTAATTAATATGGTAATAATGGGAAATAAAATGGCAGCTAGGGGAATAAGCACCCACC includes:
- a CDS encoding S41 family peptidase; this encodes MRMEQVFSNIVKVMHYDYAGCEDKKGWDQPKAFTSKVREVENREDFVEVVRDYLLDFDDQHLFFLDEKQSRRETKKDVGFRVRRYEDRLYVTSVYEANILKIGTYFRSLDGERILDSRNKYERYLNEHHPEREDWTFILQQCKTAEAVTPNGEVFQYNFTHYEQNHRPPTYAVQEVMNDIVLLTFTDFMNAESIAQLVENQRKLLERSNNWIIDVRTNGGGSTSSFASLLPYMLPEKGIAVDSTFHEMSFNFTEASAKRQLASIEQMLVQEKNLETIDLLKRYEAMWQEHRGTGFAMSSLHAKPDLFKKGTATPKQIFVLTDVYCGSAGDAFVELAKLSPKVTVVGRPTKGLNDYSNVVRAEWDGFALYYPTSRLMRIDNGQGMSKVGISPNHYIPWTPQHLYEDVDLTYVFNKLTANKKNLVKQ
- a CDS encoding alpha/beta hydrolase codes for the protein MKKQLNMKSWLMNAVTTFAALLVLLTAALMFVGYKATNPAIRLLESNPSHYDLEYEEVQFSNKFDHISLSGWWIPSEHNSIFNTDKAVIFAHGYGYNRTEMPFSPLQLASRLSEEGYHVFMFDFRNSGMSEQAPTTFGGNEKTDLLSAIDYVSETRGVEDIALMGWSMGAVTSIMAGAESEEVKAVIADSPFANLSEYAADSFEYWTGLPKSFATGTTRAIGVMVPGFNPTDVTPLYAAQSYPDDKGLFLIHSMHDGAIPYSESEAIHNSAAGSELWLPEKGGHIRSYFHFESEYEERVLQFLDRHFIRHEPFISDPVHYL
- a CDS encoding GNAT family N-acetyltransferase is translated as MKKSAELIQETNTNSQKPQIKLVSLSMAHEAALHQFELENRSYFESMVPSRGDAFYNKNEFRQRLTNLIKEEEDGQGIFYLLFNEVDDLVGRFNLVIDGNQADIGYRIGEAFSGRGYATQALQLVIEEVRAANRINELTAKTTSAHRASQQILLKNGFTEINGHSESFMWNGQEQWFIYYQKKLS
- a CDS encoding group-specific protein encodes the protein MIVLNFYIASSFANIDSVRTLSLSLQNDGYVQTYDWTQNERSTSAQHLKAIGEREKQAVQDADIFILLLPGGKGSHVELGLALASNTKIFIHSLPGYEIDPSTFYYLDTITSVQSTLNELVLSIKEWVQQHSYLFNERSRPPLSI
- a CDS encoding serine/threonine protein kinase; this translates as MEGKFVTQSVDGQTFQLKELHDFQWLQSYGTVFNVFDQQDSGNLSFGVKKGTERYFIKYAGAKTIYHNNTPSESIQRLKEAERVYRDLQHPSLIQFIEAIKTPNGYGLVFAWTNGENLYPHWEFPPPKKYTHPDSPFYRFRQLPFEKKSTAFKQILSFHKYVEEEGYVLIDFYDGSLLYNFTSDRLTICDIDMYAKVPYTNEVGRMWGSSRFMAPEEFEKGATIDRQTMVYTMGAMAFALFGGETDRSLDKWQAPERFYSIARKAVQTDKSARYGSVGQFLEKWLEKE